A portion of the Solea senegalensis isolate Sse05_10M linkage group LG17, IFAPA_SoseM_1, whole genome shotgun sequence genome contains these proteins:
- the eif2b2 gene encoding translation initiation factor eIF-2B subunit beta, which yields MPGPDKEIDLTERIEAFLSDLKRGGSGSGPLRGSAETARETTALLRRITAQARWSSAGDLMEIIRKEGRRMSAAQPSETTVGNMIRRVLKIIREEYARSRGRSEEADQQESLHKLLTSGGLSEDNFRQHFAALKANVIEAINELLTELEGTTDNIAMQALEHIHSNEVIMTIGRSRTVEAFLKDAARKRKFHVIVAECAPFCQGHEMATSLSKSDIETTVIADAAIFAVISRVNKVIIGTQTVLANGGLRAVNGTHTLALAAKHHSTPLIVCAPMFKLSPQFPNEEDTFHKFVSPQEVLPFTEGEILSKVNVHCPVFDYVPPELITLFISNIGGHAPSYIYRLMSELYHPEDHEL from the exons ATGCCGGGTCCAGACAAAGAAATCGACCTGACGGAGAGAATCGAAGCGTTTCTGTCCGACCTGAAGCGTGGAGGCAGCGGGTCAGGACCGCTGCGGGGTTCGGCAGAGACGGCCCGAGAAACGACAGCTTTGCTCCGCAGAATCACCGCACAGGCCCGCTGGAGCAGCGCAG GGGATCTGATGGAAATAATCCGTAAAGAGGGGAGAAGAATGTCTGCAGCCCAGCCATCGGAGACCACAGTTGGTAACATGATCAGACGAGTCCTGAAGATCATCCGGGAGGAATATGCCAG ATCTCGAGGCAGGAGTGAGGAGGCAGACCAGCAGGAATCCCTTCACAAGCTGCTCACCTCTGGAGGACTCAGCGAGGACAACTTCAGACAGCATTTTGCCGCCCTCAAAGCCAACGTCATCGAGGCCATAAATGAGTTGCTGACTGAGCTGg AGGGAACAACTGACAACATTGCCATGCAGGCCCTGGAACACATTCACTCTAATGAAGTCATCATGACGATTGGTCGCTCCCGCACCGTGGAGGCCTTCCTGAAAGACGCCGCACGCAAACGCAAGTTTCACGTCATTGTGGCAGAGTGTGCCCCCTTCTGCCAG GGGCATGAAATGGCCACCAGTCTCTCCAAATCTGACATCGAGACGACCGTCATCGCAGATGCTGCCATATTTGCTGTTATATCCCGTGTTAATAAG GTCATCATCGGGACACAGACAGTTCTAGCTAACGGAGGTCTCAGGGCCGtcaatggcacacacacactggctctcGCGGCCAAGCACCATTCGACACCTCTGATTGTTTGTGCTCCCATGTTCAAGCTCTCGCCTCag TTCCCAAACGAAGAGGACACTTTCCACAAGTTTGTCTCTCCACAAGAGGTGCTTCCTTTCACTGAAG GTGAGATTCTCTCCAAGGTGAACGTGCACTGTCCGGTGTTTGACTATGTCCCGCCTGAGCTCATCACACTCTTCATCTCCAACATCGGAGGACACGCGCCGTCATATATCTACCGACTGATGAGCGAACTTTACCACCCAGAAGACCACGAACTTTAA